Below is a window of Hyphomonas neptunium ATCC 15444 DNA.
ATCTTGTCCCGCAGGACATCGCGCACATCGTTCCAAATCATTTGGCCTGTCGTTTCAAAAGCGTCACTGCCTTGTGCCGCCTCCAATTCGAAAGGCGAGACAGTTGTTTCGTTTCGGTCCATCACCGAGCCCCGTTTCTAATTATGATCGCTCATTCCAGCCTTTACACGACACACCCGGCAGGCCCCCGCCTGAAACACAAAAAACTCTGTACCGGGACTAAATTGGCTGGTATGGAGAAAATATTCCGAGGGGATTTTTCTGGCAAGTACTAACTTTTTGAGACAGCCGCATTTCACGTGTTGACACCCCGGCGAGCGGAAAAAAACTGGCGGGAATTCATGTGACTGAGCGATTTCAGGTTTTTTGAAGTGATCGCCCGCTTACTTTTGTTCGCATCTGTTCTGTCAATACGGAATGCTGACTCAACCCTGTGGAATACATGATTATTGATCTTGATCTGGCAGGGGTGCAACATCGCCGGGCAGCCTTGGGGAAAGCGCGCAAAAATGCAGCCCTGAGCCTCTAGCGCAGGGGCTTTCAAATATCTACTTTAGGGTGAAAACAAGGCCGCGCACAAAAAAGCCCGGAAAGAAAAACCCGCCAGGCGCGTTACCGGGCGGGCCATCTTTTCAGCTGCCGCTCAAAGCCGGCAGCGGGCTTGGCGTTGACCTCAGGCCATTGCCTTGACGCGGGCCGAAAGGCGCGAAACCTTGCGGGAAGCCGTGTTCTTGTGGGTAACGCCTTTGGTCACCGACCGCATGATTTCAGGCTGCGCCGCTTTCAGGGCTTCCTGAGCAGCAGGCTTGTCACCAGATGCGATCGCTTCCTCTACCTTGCGAACATAGGTGCGCACGCGCGAGCGGCGGGCTTTGTTCACATCGGTGCGCGCAGCGATCTTGCGCACCATTTTCTTGGCTGAGCGGGTATTCGCCATAACAAACTCCTGGCGCCCGGCGGGATGTCCCTCGGGCAGAAGGCGCGGAGATACATAAACGGCTCTCGGGCGTCAACCGTCATCGTGACGGAAAAGCAGCCTTTTCGCCTGCGCCGGTCAGCGATCCCGGAAATGGGCCGAGCGCTTCTCCACATAGGCTTTCATGCCTTCTTTCTGATCGTCGGTGGCGAAAAGCGACTGGAACAGGCGGCGTTCGAACTGAATCCCCTGTGAAAGCGGGGTTTCGAAGGCGGCCTTGATCGCCTCTTTTGTCATCATCGCAGCAGCGCGGGGCATGGCGGCAATGGTGGCGGCCAGGGATTTGGCTTCGCTGAGCAGATCATCGGCCGGGACGATCCGGGCCACCAGGCCGCAGCGTTCAGCCTCCTCGGCCTCCATCATGCGCCCGGTGAGGCACAGCTCCATCGCCTTTGACTTGCCCACAGCGCGGGTCAGGCGCTGGGTGGCGCCGGCGCCCGGCATCACGCCGAGGCGGATTTCCGGCTGACCGAAGCGGGCATTGTCGGCGGCCAGGATGATGTCGCACATCATGGCCAGTTCACACCCGCCGCCGATGGCATAGCCGCCCACGGCCGCGATGATGGGCTTGCGGGCACGCGCCGCGCGCTCCCAGTTCCGGGTGATGAAATCCTCATAATAGGATTGCGGGAAGGTCTTTGACTGGATCTCGCGGACATCGGCGCCGCCGGAGAAGGCGCGCTTGGTCCCCGTCAGGATGATGCAGAGGATGGCGTCGTCCGCTTCAAACCGGTCGATTGCCTGGGTCAGCTCCGTCATCATTTCCTCGCTGAGGGCGTTGAGGCTCTCTGCGCGGTTCATCTGGATGAGCGCGTAACCATCTTCTGCGTTCACTTCGGTGATGAGGGTATTGTAGGCCATGACGGGTCCTTGAGGGGGGGCGGTCTCTGGCCGCCGGTGGGGTATGGGGTCGGGGTGGGCGCTGCGGGCTCGCGTCGTTCGGGCCCATCAGAGGGGCTGGCCGGGAATACGGGCATTAAGGGTGCAGGGCGGGGCCTCAGCAATTGTGGCGATCTCGGGGCGGCGTATACGCCTGCATGAACACTTTGTCACCCCGCCCGCCTGCAGCCTGTCCAAGGCGGCGGGGCAGGCCTATATCCTCCGGCATGAGCCAGCCCCCATCCGATACCTCCGATCCCGAACGCAACCGCCTCTCCGGGCGGATTGCCCGCACTGCCAAGGTGGGCGCCAATCTGTCGGGCGCGGGGCTGACCTTTGCGGCCCAGTCGCTGTTTGGCGGCGACAAGGGTGACGAGCGGATCGCCAGGGCGATGGCGGCCGCGCTGGGCAAGTCCAAAGGGCCGCTGATGAAGGTGGCGCAGATGGTCTCGACCGTGCCCGATCTGCTGCCGCCCGAATATGCTGCCGAGTTCGCCAAGCTGCAGGCCGAGGCCCCCGCAATGGGCTGGCCCTTCGTGAAGCGCCGGATGCGGGCGGAGCTGGGCGCGGACTGGGACGGCAAATTTGCAGACTTCGGCAAGGAAGCCAGCCACGCCGCCTCGCTTGGCCAGGTGCATGGCGCGACCCTGCACGACGGCCGCAAGGTTGCCTGCAAGCTGCAATACCCGGACATGGCAAGCGCGGTGGAGTCCGATATCGGCCAACTCCGGACACTTCTCGGCCTTTTCAAGCGCATGGATGGCTCGATTGATGCCGACGAGATGGTCGCCGAGATCACCGACCGTCTGCGCGAGGAACTCGATTACGAGCGCGAGGCCAAACATATGGCGCTCTACCGGGACATGCTCTCGGACAAGGCCTTCATCAAATGCCCTGAGCCGATAGCAGAGCTTTCGACCGCGCGGCTGATCACCATGACCTGGATGGAGGGCGAGCGG
It encodes the following:
- the rpsT gene encoding 30S ribosomal protein S20; translated protein: MANTRSAKKMVRKIAARTDVNKARRSRVRTYVRKVEEAIASGDKPAAQEALKAAQPEIMRSVTKGVTHKNTASRKVSRLSARVKAMA
- a CDS encoding enoyl-CoA hydratase-related protein; translation: MAYNTLITEVNAEDGYALIQMNRAESLNALSEEMMTELTQAIDRFEADDAILCIILTGTKRAFSGGADVREIQSKTFPQSYYEDFITRNWERAARARKPIIAAVGGYAIGGGCELAMMCDIILAADNARFGQPEIRLGVMPGAGATQRLTRAVGKSKAMELCLTGRMMEAEEAERCGLVARIVPADDLLSEAKSLAATIAAMPRAAAMMTKEAIKAAFETPLSQGIQFERRLFQSLFATDDQKEGMKAYVEKRSAHFRDR
- a CDS encoding ABC1 kinase family protein, with product MSQPPSDTSDPERNRLSGRIARTAKVGANLSGAGLTFAAQSLFGGDKGDERIARAMAAALGKSKGPLMKVAQMVSTVPDLLPPEYAAEFAKLQAEAPAMGWPFVKRRMRAELGADWDGKFADFGKEASHAASLGQVHGATLHDGRKVACKLQYPDMASAVESDIGQLRTLLGLFKRMDGSIDADEMVAEITDRLREELDYEREAKHMALYRDMLSDKAFIKCPEPIAELSTARLITMTWMEGERLDAFETTPQETRNRIAEMLFWTWWAPMNSYAVIHGDPHLGNYQVTGGGEGINLLDFGCVRIFPPAFVAGVVDLYRAMLHDDFDAAYAAYEAWGFQNLSRELVEVLNVWARFIYGPIIDDRVRTVADGVSAGEYGRKEAFRVRQLLKEKGPVKIPREFVFMDRAAIGLGAAYLRLGAELNFHELFEQSLEGFSVEKVTARQAEALGRAGLA